CCAGGGATGCTCGGGCAGCTGGGACCCCCGGACCCCCCGTTcactgcccccccagctccagggctgCCCCCTTGCAAAGGCTCTGGGGGGTCCCGCGCCCCGCTCCGGCACCACTCGGCCACCGCAGCGGCACCGGGTGAAATCCTGCCGCCAACCTATTTTTAGCAGTGCTCAAGCTGGGAATCATTTGTAACGGTCCGTGCCGGGACGAGCGGTTGGGAAATGCCGCTCACGCCGGGGGCTGGCCCATCTGCAGCGTCGCCTGTGTCAAAGTTTCCACTGGAAACCTcaatttttcaggaattttctAATCAGCCAAATGACCGTTGTCTGAAGCTGGCTGTTGGCGGCAGCCCCGGTCCCCTCGCCGTGCACGCAGTATCCCCCAGGCTTGAGCAATTCGATTCAGCTGGTTTCCATCTATTTTTGCAGCACGCCGTTGCAAAACAAACGCAGACCCTTGCTCGGCGCCGGGGCAAGGAAACTGgagctgtgttttgcttttcttaaggAAATTTGCCGGGTGAATAAACCTTGCCCCGAGCTAACCATTGGTCGTTCGACGCTTGTGCTTGTCCCTCTGTGCCAGAGCCGCACGCAGGGCTCGGGGTGGGTGCAGCACAGGGCTTCACTTGGAGCAGGGCTCGGGGGTCTTGCTCCGTCGGGGTGTTAACGTTTCGCCCTCCCCTCTGCATCCCGCAGGCTGCCGTGCACGAGCCGCAGGGGAGATGGCGGTGCAGCCAGCGATGGGCacgtggctgctgctgctggtgctggcgGCGGCCCCGGTGTGTTCGGCAGCGCCCCGGCACGCCGCGGTGCTGCCTGATGGCGGGGGCAGCGGAGATGGCGAGGAGGTCTCGGCCACACCGCCTGTCCACCGCGTGACACCGGGGACCGGCCCGACGGCAGGGGATGCGGTGGGGACCACAGTCACCAACAGCTCTGCGCCGGGCAGCATGCTGGACAGGCTGGTGGACTTCTTCAAGGAGTAcatgctgctggtggtggtggtgggctCGCTGGCCTTCgtcctcctcttcatcatctgCGCCGCTGTCATCGTCCGGCAGAAGCACAAGGCATCCGCCTACtacccctcctccttccccaagaAGAAGTACGTGGACCAGCGGGACAAGGCGGGGGGGACCCGGGCTTTCAGCGAGGTGCCCGAAAAAGCCCCCGACCCTGGCGCCGAGGAGCCCCTCGACTGCAGccggcagctgcaggcagacatCCTCGCTGCCGCTCAGAACCTCAAGTCCCCCACCAAGGCGCCGCTGGCCAACGGGGCCCGGGAGGAGCAGAAACCCCCtcccgaggaggaggaggaaggaagcaaaaagcTAGGCAAAGAGCAACCCACCgagccccctccccaaaat
This sequence is a window from Pelecanus crispus isolate bPelCri1 chromosome 11, bPelCri1.pri, whole genome shotgun sequence. Protein-coding genes within it:
- the TMEM119 gene encoding transmembrane protein 119 — translated: MAVQPAMGTWLLLLVLAAAPVCSAAPRHAAVLPDGGGSGDGEEVSATPPVHRVTPGTGPTAGDAVGTTVTNSSAPGSMLDRLVDFFKEYMLLVVVVGSLAFVLLFIICAAVIVRQKHKASAYYPSSFPKKKYVDQRDKAGGTRAFSEVPEKAPDPGAEEPLDCSRQLQADILAAAQNLKSPTKAPLANGAREEQKPPPEEEEEGSKKLGKEQPTEPPPQNPGAEEAASATGAGGEGAPSAAQDSPPAPPSI